The Candidatus Methylomirabilis limnetica genome contains a region encoding:
- a CDS encoding ArnT family glycosyltransferase, with product MSNTAETPSLVRESTFVPFRGWQPWLVLFLLVTSRLLLVVFAHSLSGDDGDRYLTEAINMWTHGTFSMASGDTPSPTAHDLPLFPFIIAGFISVVKVPLLAAKITSLLNCILFGVAARGIYDLGWRLTGSCRTAALAMLIFGCFPESFPYSVFYMPESLFLAFFVWCLVKFVEFLRTDHLRPLMWAFLLWGISILAKPISLFLGPVLALIAITVAFSQRQNRIRRISGITAGLVIGASVVAPWLVRNYVTFGVLGISSITGTNLFYGNYLYMLEDMGVLNAQAVLASKETEVTATISPERDNPMVRANLLGALAKREILAHFSHYVATTLKRHPGLYLGTGSTGTLRLLGDAEGVLAMKKVLADRHAWRKVPLRVLLLLIGSGLILVVVYTSAVVGMMRLGWRRDWIALGVILLALLYFAVLIGPMTFVRYRVAMLPALSVAAAIGLRGGRWCPEAVIARIPVKALEV from the coding sequence ATGTCCAACACGGCTGAGACTCCATCACTAGTACGGGAATCTACGTTCGTGCCGTTCCGAGGATGGCAGCCATGGCTTGTTCTCTTTCTCCTGGTAACATCCCGCCTACTCCTGGTCGTCTTCGCCCACTCCCTCTCCGGTGATGATGGCGATCGGTATCTGACGGAAGCGATAAATATGTGGACGCACGGAACCTTCTCAATGGCTTCTGGAGATACTCCATCCCCGACTGCTCATGATTTACCGCTATTTCCATTCATAATAGCGGGCTTTATTTCAGTGGTTAAGGTCCCCCTTCTCGCTGCGAAGATAACCTCGCTGTTGAATTGCATCCTCTTTGGAGTCGCTGCCAGGGGTATCTATGACTTGGGATGGCGATTGACCGGGAGTTGCAGAACGGCGGCTTTGGCAATGCTAATCTTTGGATGCTTTCCGGAATCATTCCCTTACTCGGTTTTCTACATGCCGGAGAGTCTCTTTCTTGCGTTTTTTGTATGGTGCCTTGTCAAGTTCGTTGAGTTCTTGCGCACGGACCATCTTCGCCCTCTGATGTGGGCCTTCCTGCTGTGGGGCATCAGCATACTGGCCAAGCCGATCTCACTCTTTCTAGGCCCAGTACTGGCGCTGATAGCCATCACTGTTGCTTTCAGTCAGCGCCAGAATCGTATCCGCAGAATCTCAGGCATCACGGCCGGTCTAGTTATCGGAGCGTCTGTTGTTGCACCATGGCTTGTCCGCAACTACGTTACCTTCGGAGTGCTCGGGATAAGCTCGATAACTGGCACCAATCTGTTTTACGGCAACTACTTGTACATGCTCGAAGACATGGGCGTCCTGAACGCTCAAGCGGTTTTGGCAAGCAAGGAAACCGAAGTTACTGCCACAATTTCTCCGGAGCGCGATAATCCGATGGTTCGCGCGAACTTGCTAGGTGCACTTGCCAAGAGGGAAATCTTGGCCCATTTTAGTCATTATGTCGCAACAACGCTCAAGCGGCATCCAGGGCTATATTTAGGCACTGGGTCTACTGGTACTCTGCGTTTGCTTGGTGATGCTGAGGGTGTATTGGCGATGAAAAAGGTCCTCGCCGACCGCCACGCCTGGCGCAAGGTGCCTCTGCGGGTGCTTCTTTTACTGATTGGATCGGGGCTTATTCTTGTAGTTGTCTACACCTCTGCTGTTGTTGGGATGATGAGACTGGGTTGGCGTCGAGACTGGATTGCTCTTGGTGTAATTCTATTGGCTCTTTTGTATTTCGCGGTCCTAATCGGTCCTATGACGTTCGTTCGTTATCGCGTCGCGATGCTACCCGCTCTTTCTGTTGCAGCTGCCATCGGGTTAAGAGGGGGGCGTTGGTGCCCAGAAGCGGTCATAGCCAGAATCCCTGTAAAAGCTTTAGAAGTGTAG
- a CDS encoding glycine zipper domain-containing protein: MQTTLPLRQGVALLLCLFLVAGGTLGCAAIEEQVKAHPETAIGVGVGTAAGMLTGGLIFGSAAGTLLGGLVGGLTGGVIGNVIEARTQDRAATSQRYNYSPAQGTILKIEAVEVHPAQIRPGDTINLNMRFAVLARNAQQTIQVSERRQVFLNSSAVGDSTLQVQRMGGTWTSSQPLTLPANTASGSYRVVMSVTADSTESTQQTTFTVVP; encoded by the coding sequence ATGCAGACGACTCTGCCTCTCAGGCAAGGGGTAGCTTTGCTGCTGTGCCTGTTCTTGGTCGCGGGCGGCACGCTGGGTTGTGCGGCCATTGAGGAGCAGGTGAAGGCACATCCCGAGACGGCCATCGGCGTTGGCGTCGGGACTGCTGCCGGCATGTTGACCGGCGGGCTGATCTTCGGCAGCGCCGCCGGGACACTGTTGGGGGGTCTCGTGGGAGGCCTCACAGGTGGCGTCATTGGCAACGTCATAGAGGCGCGAACCCAAGATCGAGCGGCAACGTCGCAACGGTACAACTATAGCCCGGCGCAGGGAACTATTCTCAAGATCGAAGCTGTCGAGGTTCATCCGGCTCAGATCCGCCCTGGCGACACGATCAACCTTAACATGAGGTTTGCCGTACTCGCTCGAAACGCTCAGCAGACCATCCAAGTCTCAGAGCGCCGACAAGTCTTCCTCAATAGTTCCGCAGTTGGCGACTCGACCTTGCAAGTGCAGCGAATGGGTGGGACCTGGACCAGCAGTCAGCCGCTCACCCTCCCCGCGAATACGGCAAGCGGGAGCTATCGGGTAGTCATGAGCGTGACGGCTGATAGCACGGAATCAACCCAACAGACCACCTTCACTGTTGTCCCATAA
- a CDS encoding ArnT family glycosyltransferase has product MTSEPSGITHGKQEPRTFPAFLTLSTLFGFFLVAFLSVSSGTIASSDGVTVFNVTQALVECGEIAVKGDNVAEGVAGRLYSRYGIGLSLAAIPFYLLGKAMTLFSPAHLDPLVLKGAVSITNAAIGALACILLFLTALRLGYSQSVAFLLTVAFAFSTFFIVYTTKSFLTQPLETLSMLGSIYHLVRSRDDGIPCRPFYAGLFAGVGILTKWFFVINLPILTAYLLITSVRGRRVRDLVFFSIPVGMAFALGLGYNYMRFGSVWQTGYAGILSFSTPLLVGLYGLLLSSGKSLFLYAPVTLLGVASLRPFAKDRKYEMWLFLGLLLVNLLVVSKFYDWSGEGAWGPRYLTLVLPCLILPIGSLLEGGSRTIKRGFIGLMLLGVLVQFGGLSVYYGTYYRTIGEFPYQLERENPLFLYKVRFIPNYSPVWGQFDMAVRNWKAFVHGEKPVFAIEARDERIPLSETDRNKLSETLDLWFAYAYYAGVPLGLCLTGMVSLMGSAVVLGWVAARSCRGCSRPRPRI; this is encoded by the coding sequence ATGACGTCAGAGCCATCAGGCATAACGCACGGAAAGCAGGAACCACGGACGTTCCCTGCCTTTCTCACTCTGTCCACCCTCTTTGGCTTTTTCCTGGTGGCATTCCTGTCGGTCTCTAGCGGCACCATTGCCTCAAGTGATGGTGTGACCGTCTTCAACGTCACCCAGGCCCTCGTGGAGTGTGGCGAGATCGCGGTGAAGGGTGACAATGTCGCCGAGGGGGTTGCTGGAAGGCTGTATTCCCGCTATGGGATCGGTCTGTCCCTTGCGGCCATCCCCTTCTATCTGTTGGGAAAGGCGATGACCCTCTTTTCGCCTGCGCACCTTGATCCACTCGTGCTGAAGGGGGCCGTGTCGATCACGAATGCGGCCATCGGTGCGTTAGCTTGTATCCTCCTGTTCCTCACGGCCTTACGATTAGGTTATTCCCAGAGCGTTGCCTTTCTGCTGACTGTTGCCTTCGCATTCAGCACCTTCTTTATCGTGTATACGACTAAGTCGTTTCTTACCCAGCCTCTCGAGACCTTGTCTATGCTCGGATCGATCTACCACCTCGTCAGGAGCCGCGACGATGGCATTCCCTGCCGACCATTTTATGCCGGGCTGTTTGCAGGAGTTGGGATCCTGACCAAGTGGTTCTTCGTGATCAATCTGCCGATCCTGACGGCCTACCTCTTGATCACCTCAGTCCGTGGCCGTCGGGTGCGGGATCTTGTCTTTTTCTCGATTCCTGTCGGGATGGCATTCGCCTTAGGACTGGGCTATAACTACATGCGGTTTGGCTCGGTCTGGCAGACCGGATACGCCGGGATTCTGTCCTTTTCTACCCCCCTGCTTGTCGGCCTCTACGGTCTCCTCCTGAGCTCCGGAAAGAGTCTCTTTCTCTATGCGCCGGTCACGTTGCTGGGTGTCGCATCGCTGAGGCCCTTTGCCAAAGATCGTAAGTACGAGATGTGGTTGTTCCTCGGACTTCTACTGGTCAACTTGCTGGTGGTCTCTAAGTTCTACGATTGGAGCGGTGAAGGGGCATGGGGTCCACGATACCTCACCTTGGTCTTGCCGTGCCTCATCCTTCCTATCGGATCGCTACTCGAGGGCGGGTCGAGGACAATAAAGCGTGGTTTCATTGGGCTCATGCTATTGGGAGTGCTTGTACAATTTGGAGGGCTTTCGGTCTACTATGGCACCTACTACCGCACAATCGGCGAGTTTCCGTATCAACTTGAGCGAGAGAATCCGCTCTTTCTGTACAAGGTCCGGTTTATCCCCAACTACTCACCCGTTTGGGGGCAGTTCGACATGGCGGTGCGCAATTGGAAGGCGTTTGTTCATGGGGAGAAACCGGTGTTCGCAATTGAGGCAAGGGACGAACGGATTCCTCTGTCAGAGACCGACCGTAACAAGCTGAGCGAGACGCTGGATCTCTGGTTCGCGTATGCCTATTATGCCGGTGTACCGCTCGGCCTCTGCCTCACCGGGATGGTCAGCCTGATGGGGAGTGCGGTCGTCCTCGGCTGGGTTGCAGCTCGGTCGTGCCGAGGGTGCTCCCGGCCGCGTCCTCGAATTTGA